From Pyramidobacter piscolens W5455:
CGCCGAGCGCGCAGACGGAAAGGAGGAGCGCCAGCCATAAAGGGAGCCCGCGTTCCACCGCCGCCAGCGAGAGCGCGCAGCTTTGCAGCAGCAAAAGCGCGGGAATCTCGTTCAACAGAGAATTCATGAGGCGTCAAAACCGGAGCAGCGTCTGCATATGGCCCAGCTTGCCTTTGCCGATGCCGGAAACTTCCAGCAGCGCCTCGGCGGAATGAAAAGGTCCGTGGGTCTGGCGATATTCTATGATCTTTCGGGCCGTGGCCGGGCCGACGCCGGGAAGAGCGCACAGCTCTTCTTCCGTCGCCGTGTTGACATAGACGTACTGGGTTCCGCTCTCCCGTTTCCCGTCTTGAGAAGAAGCGCTCTTGGCTGAAGCCCGAGGCGCGAGCGCGGCGGCCTTGACGTGGACATGCGCGCCGTCGCGTATCGGCGCGGCGAGGTTGACCTGCGACTGATCGGCGTCGAAGCGGAAACCACCGGCCGCTTCCACGAGCTGAAAGACCCGCGCGTCCGCCGAGATAGGGTAAACGCCCGGATGGGAAACGGCGCCGGTGATATAGGCGTAATGTCCAGGCGGAGACGAAGCTGGCTGCTTATAGGACGGCGCCTGAAGCCACAGGGCGGGCCCCGCGGCTGTCGTCGGCGCTTCGTCCTGCCAGCTTCCCCTGAAAATTTGCACCGCGGCGCCGGCGCAGCCTATGCAGAATATGGCTCCGGCGACGCACAAAGAAATTTTCGTCCGATTCTCCACAGGCGGCTCCCCTTTCGTCTTTTTTTAAAAAATCTTCCCCTTCAGCGACCAGCTGTCGGCGGCGGTCACTTCCACGTCGACGAACGTTCCGATCACGCTTTCGCCGCCTTCGAAAAGGATCACTTTGTCGGCCGGATTCCTCCCCTGTAGCAGATTCCCTTTCAGCGCCCTGCCGTCGACC
This genomic window contains:
- a CDS encoding helix-hairpin-helix domain-containing protein encodes the protein MENRTKISLCVAGAIFCIGCAGAAVQIFRGSWQDEAPTTAAGPALWLQAPSYKQPASSPPGHYAYITGAVSHPGVYPISADARVFQLVEAAGGFRFDADQSQVNLAAPIRDGAHVHVKAAALAPRASAKSASSQDGKRESGTQYVYVNTATEEELCALPGVGPATARKIIEYRQTHGPFHSAEALLEVSGIGKGKLGHMQTLLRF